The sequence below is a genomic window from Streptomyces sudanensis.
TGCTCGTCCACGCTCGACGCGACGGCGTTCGCGAGCAGGGTGGTGCCGCGGACGACGCCGACGCCGGTCTCGTCGCAGGAGGTCTCGATACCGAGGACGAGGGGTTCGTCAGCCATGGTTCTCAGCGCTCTCAGTGGTCTGGGTGGTCTCGGTGGTTCCGGTGGTCCGGTCGGTCCCGGGCGCCTCGGGTGCGCCGGCCGCGTCCTGGAGGGCCAGCCGCATCACGAGCGCGTCGACGTTCCCCGGCTGGTAGTAGCCGCGGCGGAAGCCGATCGGCTCGAAGCCGAAGCGCTCGTACAGCCGCTGGGCCCGGGTGTTGTCCACCCGCACCTCCAGGAGCACCTCCTCGCACTCGAAGGCGGTGGCGTGGTGGAGGAGTTCGGCCAGCAGGCGGGCGCCGAGCCCGGTGCCCCAGTGGCCGCGGGCGACGGCGATGGTCTGGACGTCGCCGAGCCCGCCGGCCGCCGCGAGCCCCGCGTACCCGACGATCCGCCCGGCCCTCGCGCCGCCGTCCGCGGGCTCCTCGGCGACGACGTACCGCCGGGTCGAGCGCGGACC
It includes:
- the rimI gene encoding ribosomal protein S18-alanine N-acetyltransferase codes for the protein MRWWDIAPVLDLERELFPEDAWSEGMFWSELAHARGPRSTRRYVVAEEPADGGARAGRIVGYAGLAAAGGLGDVQTIAVARGHWGTGLGARLLAELLHHATAFECEEVLLEVRVDNTRAQRLYERFGFEPIGFRRGYYQPGNVDALVMRLALQDAAGAPEAPGTDRTTGTTETTQTTESAENHG